GCTCCGTATTCATGGATGAGGTCAACGACTATCGGAGATGATCATGTCCAAGAAAAACCTGCGAATCCTGTCGGCGGTCCTGGCACTGTCGCTCGTGGCGGCGTCCTGCGGGGACGACGCCGACGAGGCCACTGAAGCTCCCGAACAGGCACCATCTGTAACGGAAGCGCCGGAGCCGGAAGCCGCAGATGACATGGACGAGTCTGAGGCCGAGGTTGAGGCGCCGGGGACGGTTGTGGAGGTGGCTGTGGCCTCTGGGTCGTTCCCGACTCTGGTGGCGGCCGTTCAGGCTGCTGGGCTGGTTGATGTGCTCAGCGGTGAGGGGCCCTTCACGGTGTTCGCCCCCACCGAGGACGCCTTCGCGGCGGCGCTGGGCGCGTTGGGCATGTCCGCTGAGGACCTGTTGGCCGACACCGAGCTGCTCACGGCGGTGCTCACCTACCACGTGCTGCCGGTGGCCGCGCCCGCGGAGGTGGTGCTCACCCTCGACGGCCAGAGCGTCGCGACCGTCGGCGGCGCGGAAGTGGCCATCGCCGTCGACGGCGGCACGGTCATGGTCAACGACGCCACGGTGGTGGCCACCGACATCGAGGCCTCCAACGGAATCATCCACGTCATCGACACCGTCCTGCTGCCACCCACGGGATAGACATCTCCCCGGTCTCGGTGGGCGGGCGGACCCTTCGCTCCCAACTCCATCCGCCTGCCCACCAGAGTCCGCTGAGTCACTGCACACGGTTACAGCGCACACCCTGTCACGCCGTGGAGCCTCGGTATAGTCAGATTGTGGCGAGCTTTGAGAGCGAGCCGATCGAGAGCATCGAGAAGGCTTTCGCTCGCGGCGATGACGACGCTCTGAGGGTTGCCTACAAGCACCACGGAAGCCTCGTCTACACCTTCTGTCACCGGACTCTCGACGAGAGCCGTGCCAAAGATGTCACCCAGGAGGTGTTCATCAGCGCTTGGAAGAGCCGCGGCCGGTATGAACCGGCGAAGGGCTCTCTCGCAGGGTGGCTGATCGCGATTGCCAGGAACCGGATCATCGACAACGTCCGGGCTGAGCAGCGTTACTCAGATCGTCGCGCTGGCGGCGTCGCGCCCGACGATGTTCATGTCGGCTCCCAAGTCGACCGGATCGCGGACAGGCTGCTGATCGCTGAGGCCCTGCGCTGTCTCTCCGACAGGGCCCGCCAGGTCGTCACGATGCACTACTTCGAGGATCTCACCCTCCGTCAGATCGCCGAGGCGACTCAACAGCCTCTCGGCACGGTCAAGAGCGACCTGCGCCGCGGCCTCGAGCGGATTCGACACCAACTGGAGTCGGACCATGGATGACAATCGCGACCGACGAACCGACGCTGAACTCGAGGCCATGCTGCGCGACCTCGAAGCTTCAGACCTCGAACTGCTCGAGCCACCGGACGATGTCTGGGAGGGAATCGAATCGGCGGTGAAGGTCGCCGAGGACCTCGGCGTCGCCGTGCCGTTTGAGTCGCGTCGGCGGATCCCAAGGCTGGTTGCGTTGGGCATTGCGGCCGTGCTGGTTGTCGTGGTGGCGGGCCTTGCGACGCTGTGGCTCACGCGTGACGATCCCGGCGAGGTGGTAGCTGCCGCGTCGCTCGTCTACGACCCCGAGACATTCGATGAACTCGGCGCTCAGGCCCAAGCGCGTGCAGAGCTCGTCGTCGACAATGACAGGCACAGCATCATGATCGTCGACGCAGCGCTTCCATCCCCGGGAGCCGGAGCAGACCTCGAAGTGTGGCTCATTCTTCCTGATGCCGCCGGCGGCGTCGCGAACCTCGTTTCACTCGGCGTGATCGACTCGACCGACCCGGGCAGCCTTACGGTGCCTGCCGGCTATGACCCCGATGCATACTTCGTCGTGGACATCAGCGTCGAGCCCCGCGACGGCGACGCCACTCACTCCGGGCGAACGATCCTGCGCGGACCGCTGCAGCAAGCCTGAGCCCCACTCCGCGACCGCCTCGAGACTAGACAAGTCAGCTGCGCGAAACGCGGGGCTTCTCCTGCCGTGTCACACCCCTTGTACAGACTGGATGGGATGTCCAGCTACAGGTTCCCGGCCGGGGGCGAAGCCCCTGGGCAAGTGCGGCAGCAAGTTCACTCTGGCTATCGCCGTGCCCACCGGCCAAGAGGGGTTCATTTGGCCGAGTGCGCCTATCTCGGCCGGGGGACTTTGGGTCGCGTCCGACGATGCGGAGACCTTGCCCGACGAGCGGGAGCTTTGGAGCTTGGACTGCGGCAGGGGCGGCGCCTGATCGCCGACTACTGCAACAAGTAGCAGCGGCGATAGTCGCTGCGCAACCCTGGAAGGGAGACCAGACAATGACCGACAAGACACCGCATATTCGCCGAATTGCTCCAGCGGGCTCGTTGCTGCAGCAACTGGAGATGATCGTCGAGAGTGACGTCGTGGGTGACTTGGCCGAGCAGCTCGAAGCATTTCACCAAAGCCGTGGGCATGCGGGACGCCGCCACCAATACACCTTCATGGACATTCTCGTGACGAGCGCGGCGGCTCAGCTATGCGGCAGCGACCGCGAGGCGATACGGGAACTCGATGACCCCAGCATGTGGGAGTGGCTGCGCAATGCGGCCGCCGCGACCTTCCCGGGTGACTTGTCTCGGCGCTTGTCGCCACGAGCGCCCAGCCGCTACCAGCTGTATCGCGCTCGCCGGAGTTACTTCAGTGGTGATGCACTCGAGGTGCTCAAGCGCGGCCTGCGAGCCGCGGCCGTGAGAGCCGCGGCGGACCTGGGGGCCTTTGACCCCTCAACGGGCACCTGGACTCACCCCGACAAGTCCCAGTGCGTCGTCGGTGACGCAACCTGGATCCCCGCCAGCGCCCGTCGTGGGAAGGGACCCAACAAGCGTTACCTCAGCACTGGCGACTCGGGCAACGGCCCCCGCCCAGTGGACGGGCGAGAGTTGGTGGTGTTGTCATGTCGTGGCTCCAGCGACAGCGAATGCATGGTGTTGGATGCCGAACTCAGCGACGGAGTCGTGACCGCCCGTAACGACGCCGACCGGGCCGCGGCGATGCTCCGTCGCCTCCTCGACGAACACGGCGACACGCTGAGGGCGGGCTTGCGCGGCTTGGTCTACGACATGGCGATGACATCCGAGACCTTCGACAAGGTCCTGGATATGGGGATTCTGCCGATCACCAAAGTCCCCAGATCCTCTGACGGGGGCCACCAAAGCGTGAGCTTTGGCACCTGTCCCTTCACCGGCGTCGACGGCACTGAGTATGACCTCGACGTGGTCGCCATCAACGGAGCGCCCGCGGTTGTGCTCACCGACAGTAACGGCGACAAAGTAGCTGTGCCACTGA
The genomic region above belongs to Acidobacteriota bacterium and contains:
- a CDS encoding anti-sigma factor codes for the protein MDDNRDRRTDAELEAMLRDLEASDLELLEPPDDVWEGIESAVKVAEDLGVAVPFESRRRIPRLVALGIAAVLVVVVAGLATLWLTRDDPGEVVAAASLVYDPETFDELGAQAQARAELVVDNDRHSIMIVDAALPSPGAGADLEVWLILPDAAGGVANLVSLGVIDSTDPGSLTVPAGYDPDAYFVVDISVEPRDGDATHSGRTILRGPLQQA
- a CDS encoding fasciclin domain-containing protein, encoding MDESEAEVEAPGTVVEVAVASGSFPTLVAAVQAAGLVDVLSGEGPFTVFAPTEDAFAAALGALGMSAEDLLADTELLTAVLTYHVLPVAAPAEVVLTLDGQSVATVGGAEVAIAVDGGTVMVNDATVVATDIEASNGIIHVIDTVLLPPTG
- a CDS encoding sigma-70 family RNA polymerase sigma factor codes for the protein MDISPVSVGGRTLRSQLHPPAHQSPLSHCTRLQRTPCHAVEPRYSQIVASFESEPIESIEKAFARGDDDALRVAYKHHGSLVYTFCHRTLDESRAKDVTQEVFISAWKSRGRYEPAKGSLAGWLIAIARNRIIDNVRAEQRYSDRRAGGVAPDDVHVGSQVDRIADRLLIAEALRCLSDRARQVVTMHYFEDLTLRQIAEATQQPLGTVKSDLRRGLERIRHQLESDHG